One genomic segment of Pelagerythrobacter marensis includes these proteins:
- a CDS encoding DUF4230 domain-containing protein, whose amino-acid sequence MKTGERLDEIEPAVSRERPLALVQGVPWMIVIALIALAAWLGWRAFFYQEEGDPVGSAMLAFEKQNSLTVFSSRFEVVAESEDTRGVLGMPVLRSRQAMIIPASVEYRLDLSQMGRERMEWEPEAQRLTVRLPQLQTTRPNLDEAQARVFQDGVFITRDASRDLSRNNSQQAERKATEFAKNPQVLALARTAAKEAVRQNLAIPLQVAGYERANVSVTFDGEETPAVPTQ is encoded by the coding sequence ATGAAAACGGGCGAACGGCTCGACGAGATTGAACCCGCCGTTTCGCGCGAACGGCCGCTGGCGCTGGTCCAGGGGGTTCCGTGGATGATCGTGATCGCCCTGATCGCGCTCGCCGCATGGCTTGGCTGGCGGGCGTTCTTCTATCAGGAAGAAGGCGATCCGGTCGGCAGCGCGATGCTGGCATTCGAAAAACAGAATTCGCTTACGGTCTTTTCATCGCGGTTCGAAGTCGTCGCCGAAAGCGAGGATACGCGCGGCGTACTGGGCATGCCCGTGCTGCGGTCGCGCCAGGCGATGATCATCCCTGCATCGGTGGAATATCGGCTGGACCTGTCGCAAATGGGGCGCGAACGGATGGAGTGGGAGCCTGAGGCACAGCGGCTGACCGTCCGGCTGCCGCAGCTTCAGACCACCCGCCCCAATCTCGACGAAGCGCAGGCCCGCGTGTTCCAGGACGGCGTGTTCATCACTCGCGATGCCTCGCGCGACCTCAGCCGCAACAATTCGCAGCAGGCGGAACGCAAGGCGACCGAATTTGCCAAGAATCCGCAAGTGCTGGCGCTCGCCCGGACCGCCGCGAAAGAAGCGGTGCGGCAAAACCTGGCGATCCCGCTGCAGGTCGCGGGTTATGAACGCGCGAACGTATCGGTCACGTTCGACGGGGAAGAAACACCTGCGGTTCCCACGCAGTAA